The sequence AGTACACAAGGGCGTAAGCACGGCCAACCAGAATCCCACGACCACGGCACTACCCTCGCAATGCCTGCCGGGACATTGCGCCGGATCAGCCAGGCAACAAAACGCTGCTCCTCTCCTACCCAATTTCGCCAAACTTAGCCCACATATTGGCCGATCTTGTGGGTGCGGCTTTGAGTGTACGAATCTTTTGCCATCTTCTTCACTCCTATCCCGAGTCGGCCTTTGCTATAGCCGCATACACAGCAAATCGGCGGCGGGAGGAAGGCAACTCAGATTCTAACGAACGGATTCCTGATAGTGAGACTGTCTTCCAGGATCTGGCCGTGGTTCATATCCTCGCTGTACAGCGTCTGGCACCCGGCCACTGCGGCTGCGGCAACGATGCACGCATCATAGAACGACAACAGTTGCCGTTCGGCAATGTAGCGCGCCCGGTCATGCACCTCCACCGTCAGCGGCACCACATCGCAGAAGCTGCGAACCAGATCGAGAAAATTCCCGATGTCCTGCCAGCTCATCGCCAGTTTACGACGACATACGGCGGTCACCTCGTTGAGAACCTGGACACTGATCACTGGGTTCGTCTTCAACAATGCCTCAGCGCCGTCGGCTTTGGCGGCATCATCGGACAACAGGTACAGCAAGACGTTGCTGTCCAGGAAAGGCCGCAATTTACCCACGCTCATTGGCCTCGTCCCTGCTGAACTTGAAGTCCGCCGGCAGCTTGCCACGATAGCCGCGTAGCCGCTCCAGCAATTCATCCGCGCCAGGTTTCTTGCGAACTGCAAACGTACGCGGGTCGTCGATCACGATCTCGATGTCATCGCCTTCTTGCAACTCCAAGGCTTCGACCAAACTTGCCGGCAGTCGGATCGCCAGACTATTGCCCCACTTTGACACCTGCATCACCGCCACCTCTAAAGATATACATTATAAAATTGTATATCTACAACTGGAAAATTGCAATTCCCAAGATGTGTTCATTCACATCCGACCAAATCCCGCTCACCAAATAGCAATTCAAGTAATCCTTTCAACTCAATAATTCATTAAGCAAACCCCAATATATAAACTATTTTATGGGTGCCTTTGGCAAAATCCAATGGCGGGGATTTGCAGCCCCTTTAGCAAGAGTCGAGAGCAGGTCCTGCGTAATGCTACCGATAGTAGACAAGATATCCATTCGCTCGTCCCAATCACTCCATGGTTGTGCACCGGCTGCAACAGATGTCGCCCCCCAGGTTCGGCTTCACATGCCTTGAAACGCAGGCTACACGGCCTTCTGGACGTAAGCGTTAACAATTCGTGATGAGATGATGTCCTGATACGCCGGAGGAAGACATCCTATGGCCACATGACATCTTTCAGGTATGGGGCTTTGCTTCTTTCATGTACAAATCAAGCACTTTTTTTGCAAAATCATCATCCTTGACATAAAAATAGCACTCAGGCACACCCAATATTTCTGCCATGTGGCACGCAAGCGTATATTTGGGGGTATGCGTTCCCAGCTCATACTGAGAAATACGTTGCCTTGCGGTTGCTTCCTCTATGCCTATCATCACACCAAGCTTTTCCTGTGTAATGCCGCGCATTTTCCGGGCTTCTTTCAGTCTCTTCCCTATCATCGGTTGTCCAGACAATCAATTTTAATCATTGACGCCTGTCTAGCATTCCTTTACATTTTATTTGTAAAGTAAAACCTTTACATCAGCCATGCACCAGGGAAATCAACCGTAAAAGATTTCAGCTTTCGGGCTCCGTCCGCAAGGCGGAGCCTTATTTTGTAGTACTGGGCGTAAAAGAATTAATACTGGCTACCGCTTTAAAATAAGTCCACAATTAAGTCCTAACCAATTTGGTTTATACATGAAACTTTCCTTTTATCAATTGGTTAGAGCTGGAATTTAGGTCCATTAGAACGCACCATTTCTTGTTCCATAGATGTCTACTGGTATCTATAGGTCATTGGAATATGGATGGAAATCATCCTTTCTCGTTGCAGCGGCTTCCACTGAATTCCACCCGTATCCGATACATTTAAGTCTAATTTTAAGTCCATATAGCAAACCCGGTCGTAATCATCGTTTGCCACTATCCAACCTTAATGCTCCTCCTCTTCTTCACCATCATCAAACGAGCGCTCCTCATCCTCATCGTTTTCATTGCTTTCTTCATCGTCGAACATGGCAGTGACCCTGTCACCTTTATGTTGTTCCCGAATCTCCGCCGCCGCGATGGCAATCGCCTGGCCGCTGCTCATCCCCTGCGACATCAGATCCTGTATCCGCTCCACCGCTTCCTGCTGCTGCTCATGGGTCAGCGCCGGCATACCTGCAATCATCATCTTCTCCTGGGGAGTAAATCGGGCGCGTATCATCGCACGCCATCTGCGCCATACGCCAGAACTTCCGCTTTGTGGTACGCTAGCCCGCCGGGGAAAATCACTCCGGGCCGACCACTAAACAGCGGTTCACCTGCAAGCATGAGATTATACGAAAAGACATGTCCTTAGATACCCACGCCTCATCCCCTGTCTATCATTCGCTGCCCTATCGGCCGGATGCGCTACTGACGCTTTTCGCGCCGTTTTCGCAGCAGCCGTGGGCGATGCTGCTGCATTCGGGCTTTGCCGATCATCCCCATAGTCGTTTCGACATTATGGTGGCCGACCCCAGAGTCACGCTGCGCACCCGCGGCGAACGAACGGAAATCACCCGCGACGGCAATACGCGGATATCCACCGACGATCCCTTCCTGCTGCTGCAACAACAGCTTGAACATCTGGGCGTCGATGCCGCGGCGCGCCCTGACTTTCCCTTTCAGGGCGGCGCGCTCGGCCTGTTCGGTTACGATCTCGGTCGCCGCATCGAGAAGCTGCCGTCACAGGCACGGCAGGATATCGCCCTGCCCGATATGGCCGTCGGTTTATATGACTGGGCGGTAATCGCCGATCATCAGCGTCAGACATTAACGCTGATCGTTCATCGTCATCTTCAGGAGCGGCTCGACTGGCTGGCGCATCCGCCCGCGGGTCGCCCCACCGCCGATTTCCGGCTGACCGGGCCGTGGCGCGCCAATATGTCGCGCGCGGAGTACGGCGGAAAATTTGATAAAATACAGGATTACCTGCTGTCGGGAGACTGTTACCAGGTCAACCTGGCGCAACGCTTTGTCGCCGACTATCAAGGGGATGAATGGCAGGCGTTTCTGCGGCTGTCGTCCGGCAATAAGGCGCCGTTCTCCGCGTTTCTGCGCCTGCCTGAACACGCGGTGATCAGCGTTTCTCCCGAACGTTTTCTGTGGCTGGAAAGCCAGCGCATCCAGACCCGCCCCATTAAAGGCACGCTGCCGCGCCTGGCCGACAAGGACGCGGACCGCGCGCAGGCCGCACGGCTGGCGCGGTCGGATAAAGATCGGGCGGAAAACCTGATGATTGTCGATTTGCTGCGTAACGATATTGGCCGGGTGGCGGTGCCCGGCAGCGTGCGCGTACCGGAATTGTTTATCGTGGAACCTTTTCCCGCGGTTCACCATCTGGTCAGTACCATTACGGCGCGGCTTCCCGCCGGCCGCCACGCGACGGCGTTGCTGCGCGCCTGTTTCCCCGGCGGCTCGATCACCGGCGCGCCCAAGATCCGGGCGATGCAGATTATTGAAGAGCTGGAACCGCAGCGGCGTAATGCCTATTGCGGCAGCATTGGCTACCTGAGCATTTGCGGCACCATGGACACCAGCATCGCCATTCGCACCTTACTAACCGAGCAAGGTAAAATTTACTGCTGGGCCGGCGGGGGGATCGTCGCCGACAGCCAGGAACAGGCGGAATATCAGGAAACCTTTGATAAAGTGAAGCGTATCTTGCCATTGCTGGATACGTTGGATTAATTGGATAATCAGCGCTTCCCAGGTAACTACTCGTGACCCATTCAGTGAATGAAACCCGCTCGCCCGCCAGCTTCGATCTGGCCGAGTTTATTACCCGCTTTCAACTGCAAACGCTGCGGCCGGCGCCGCCGGCCCGCCACCGGAGGCAGGCGGCCGTACTGGTGCCGATTGTGCGCCGCGCCACCCCGACGCTGCTGCTGACCCGCCGGGCATCCGGCCTGAGAAGCCATGCCGGGCAGGTCGCCTTCCCCGGCGGCGCCGCCGACCTTGACGACCGGTCGCTGGTGGAAACGGCGCTGCGCGAGGCGCAGGAAGAAGTAGCCATTCCGCCGCAAAATGTGCAGGTATTGGGCGTATTGCCGTCGGTAGACAGCGTCAGCGGCTTTCAGGTCACGCCGGTTGTCGGTCTTATCTCCCCGCTGACCCGCTTTTATCCGCATGAAAACGAAGTGGCGGAGCTATTTGAAATGCCGCTGGCGGAAGCGTTGGCGCTTACCCGCTACCACTCCCTTGATATCGAGCGGCAGCGCAAACCTCACCGTGTTTATCTCTCCTGGTATCGGCAGCAATTCGTCTGGGGATTGACGGCGGCGATTATCCGCCGGCTCGCCCTGCACGTTGCCAGCGAACCATGATGGTTATCTTGTCCCTCTGTGCGCTGAAATAAGTTTTGTTGCCTGTTGGCATAAGTTTATTTCATGCGAAAAAGCGAACTCCGCAACATATTGCACACTACAATGGCGCGATTTGAGAATTTTATCCTATTCTTCGGCTATCAAGGGCGCGGGTAAGGAGTTTGGGCGTGATAAGCGTTTTCGACATGTTTAAAATCGGCATTGGCCCCTCAAGCTCTCATACGGTAGGACCGATGAAAGCCGGTAAGCTATTTGTCGATGAATTGATAAGCCGTAGCTTACTGTCCTGCGTGACGCGTATTGCCGTTGACGTTTACGGCTCGCTGTCGTTGACCGGAAAAGGACACCATACCGATATCGCCATCGTTATGGGACTGGCGGGCAAGATGCCGGACACCGTCGACATTGACGCCATTCCGGGGTTTATCCGCGAGGTGGGAAGCCGGGAACGCCTGTTGCTGGCGGACGGCCGGCATGAGGTCGATTTCCCCCGTGAAAGCGGCATGGTTTTCCGCAGCGAAAACCTGCCGTTGCACGAAAACGGTATGACGATCGCCGCGTTTACCGGGAGCGAGGCCGTTTTCCGTAAGACCTATTACTCCATCGGCGGCGGGTTTATCGTTGACGAAGAGAACTTTGGTAAAAGCGTATTAACCGAAGTCTCCGTGCCGTATGCCTTTAATTCAGCGCACGAGATGCTGGCGCACTGTAAGCAAAACGGCCTTTCGCTGTCCGCCATGGTGATGCGCAACGAACTGGCATTGCACAGCCGTCAGGACATAGAAGAGTATTTCTCGCATATCTGGCAGACCATGCGCGCCTGTATCGACCGCGGCGTGAACACCGAAGGGATACTGCCCGGCCCGCTGCGCGTTCCCCGCCGCGCTTCGGCGCTGCGCCGCATGCTGGTGGCCTCCGACAAACTCTCCAACGACCCGATGAACGTCGTCGATTGGATCAATATGTTCGCCCTGGCGGTCAACGAGGAAAACGCCGCCGGCGGACGCGTGGTTACCGCGCCGACCAACGGCGCCTGCGGCATTGTCCCCGCGGTCCTCGCCTATTACGACCACTTTATCGAACCGGTCGGCCCCGACATCTATATACGCTATTTTCTCGCCGCGGGCGCGGTGGGTATACTGTATAAAATGAACGCCTCCATCTCCGGCGCCGAAGTGGGCTGTCAGGGAGAAGTCGGCGTCGCTTGCTCAATGGCGGCGGCCGGGCTGGCGGAACTGATGGGCGCCAGCCCGGAGCAGGTCTGCGTGGCGGCGGAAATCGGCATGGAGCACAATCTTGGGCTGACCTGCGATCCGGTCGCCGGCCAGGTTCAGGTGCCGTGCATCGAACGCAACGCCATCGCCGCGGTGAAAGCCATCAACGCCGCGCGGATGGCGATGCGCCGCACCAGCGAACCGCGCGTATCCCTGGATAAGGTTATTGAGACCATGTACGAAACCGGCAAGGATATGAACGCCAAATACCGCGAAACCTCGCGCGGCGGACTGGCGATCAAGGTGCAGTGCGACTAGCGCCCTTTTCGTAAAAAAGTTAATACCTGTTCGAGCGTGTAGTCAGGCGATTTTGTTGTTGGTAATCGTCTACTGACCGCGCCGTTCGTTGAATTAAAAAGGAAATAGTAATGTACAAACAGACGAACGCGCCAGAAAACTGTTGTGACATGAGTGAAATAAGAGCGGAAATCGATGCGATAGACCGGCAAGTGATCGCCCTGCTCGCACAGCGTTTCGAATATGTTAAGTCCGCCTCGAAATTCAAGAAAAACCCTGATGAGATCCAGGCCAGGGTCCGTTTTGAAAATATGCTTGCCCAACGCAGGGCCGGGGCGGAAAGCAAGGGGTTGAGCGCTGATGTGATAGAAAAGATGTACCGCGATCCGGTGACATGGTTTATTGCGGAAGAGATGGCGCACTGGTCGCGGTCGCAAAACGCGATTTACCCCAAACCAGCACAACCCGGCATAAGATAAAACGGCTTGCCCCTAATTGGGCAAGCCCTAGCAATATCCGCACCAGCGATGCTCCGCCGGCGGGAGATCGCCGCTATTCGTTTGCAAAAACTACTCGTTTTCCTCTTCCCTCGGTTCGGTGATTTTTTCGACCCGCACCAGTTCAATACGGTATTCCGACACCTCCATGATTTGGAAGCGCAACTGGTGCAGCTCAATCACATCGCCCACGTTGGGAAACTCATCGCTGTATGCCAGCAGCATGCCCGCCAGCGAAGCATAATCCTCTTTCGGACTGACCAGATCGCTGCTGTCGACCACCTGCTGCAAAGAGTGCAAATCCGTACCGCCTTTAACCAGCCAGCCGTCGCCGTCGGCCACAATATCCAGCGTTTCGTCTTCGTCCGGGAACTCGCCGGCAATCGCTTCCAGCACGTCCAGCGGCGTAACCAGCCCCTGCACCACGCCAAACTCGTTACTTACCATCACCAGACTGCCTTTGGCCCGGCGCAGTACCGGCAGCAAATTGATCACGTCCAGCGTTTCCGGCACCACAATCGGCTGATTGGCCGCCGCGAAACTTTCCACATCGGCATGCTCTTCCAGCGCCACCAGCAGATCTTTGGCCCGCACCACGCCGATTAGCTCGTCCAGCGAGCCGCGGCATACCGGAAACAGGCTGTGGGGCGTATCCAGCAACTGCAAACGGATCTCCTCCACGGAGCGCTCGCTGTCTACCCAGGAAATTTCCGTGCGCGGGGTCATCACGCTGCGTAGGGAACGCGACGCCAACGTCAGTACCCCGCTAATCATATAGCGCTCTTCTTCGGCAAAGGTTTCAGCAGTGATTTTCCGCGGCTGATCGTCCTCGTCGGCGGCGGCCTTTCTGGCCCCCATCAGCCGTAAAATCGCCTCGGCGGTGCGCTCACGCAGAGGGCGCCGAGACTGATGCTTCATAAAGTTATGTCGGGCAATCTGGTTGAACAGTTCGATCAGGATCGAGAAGCCAATCGCCGCATACAGATAACCTTTGGGAATATGGAAGCCGAAACCTTCCGCAACCAGACTTAAACCAATCATCAACAGGAAGCTGAGGCACAGCACCACCACCGTCGGGTGGGCGTTGACAAAATTGGTCAACGGCTTGGATGCCAGCAGCATCACTCCCATGGCGATAATCACCGCGGTCATCATAACGCCCAGGTGGTTAACCATACCCACCGCGGTAATCACCGCATCCAGCGAAAATACCGCATCCAGAACCACTATCTGGGCGACAACGACCCAAAAGCTGGCGTGCGCGCGGTTGCCATGCTCATCATGCGATTTATTCTCCAGCCGTTCATGCAGCTCCATGGTGGCTTTAAACAGTAAGAACAGCCCCCCGAACAGCAAAATAAGATCGCGTCCGGAGAAGCTGAAATCGCCGACGTGAAACAGCGGTCGCGTCAGCGTAACCATCCAGGAAATCAGCGACAACAGCCCCAAACGCATCAGCAGGGCCAGCGATAAACCGATAATGCGGGCTTTATCTCGCTGTCTGGGGGGCAATTTATCCGCCAGAATGGCGATAAATACCAAGTTGTCGATACCCAGAACAATTTCAAGTACCACCAGCGTCAATAAGCCCGCCCAGATTGAGGGATCCAGCAAAAATTCCATGTCAGACTCCGAAAAATGAACCAGCAGATGACATCAATACCGCGTTGGCATTGACGGATAATAAAAAGCGAGGGTATGAATCAGAATGACTCTGAGGGTGGCAGGGATGACCAACCGAGTACAGAAAACCACCAGCGTTAGCGGGTACACAGAGAACGTTTTGTCGGTGACAGTCCATGGGAAGGGCGAATGCCCGGTGCTCCTAAATAATTTAACAGGATATAACTTTAACAGGTTGCCCCGGTTTTTCACAAAGACTTTCTTACGCCGCGCCATGCGGGGAAAGCAGGTAATACATCTGTTATTTACCGCACATTTTTTTAGCAGGTCAAAGGTATCGCCAGTCAAAGGTGGAGCAACATCACACTATTTATTTTTTCGGTGAGTAAAATAAATCCGTCAAGCGGTTGTTTTAGGTTTGACAGGTTTGAACCGAATCATGGAATGTAGTGAATTAACTGTAAAATTTTTACCTATTGAATAACCAAGTCAGCCTCTGACGACCATACTGATATGGCAATGATTAACGTTCGCCCGGCGTACGTTAACCCTATATCCCGACACATTACACACTCGATTTGATCGTGAATAGTGAGGAGGTAGTAAGTGGGTATTGCAATAATACTATGCACTCACGGAGCCACCGCAGGGCCGCTGTTAAAGACAGCTGAAATGATTCTTGGCGATCAGGATAACGTAGCCGTGATCGATTTCATCCCCGGTGAAAACGCTGAAACGCTGATAGAAAAATATCAGGAGAAGTTATCTCAGTTGGATACTTCGTCCGGCGTATTGTTTTTGGTCGATACCTGGGGGGGCAGTCCGTTTAATGCCGCCAGCCGTGTGGTTACCGACAAGGAGAATCATGAAGTTATCACCGGGGTAAACATTCCCATGCTGGTGGAAACGTTTATGGCCCGCGATGACAACCCGGCATTCGCCGATTTGGTGACAACCGCGCTTGAGGCGGGAAGGGACGGGGTAAAAGCCCTGAAAACCCAGGAGCAACAGAAAGCGGAGGCCTCCCCCGCTCCGGTTTCATCCGCACCCAAAGCCCCCGCGCCGGTTAGCGGAACCGGCGGGCATATGAAGATAGGGTTGGCGCGTATTGACGACCGTTTAATTCACGGTCAGGTAGCGACACGCTGGACAAAAGAGACCAACGTCAACCGCATTATCGTCGTCAGCAATGAAGTCGCCGCCGACAACGTGCGTAAAACGCTGCTGACGCAGGTCGCGCCGCCGGGAGTTACCGCTCATGTGGTGGATGTGGCGAAGGCCATTCGCGTTTATGACAACCCGAAATATGCCGCCGATCGCGTGATGCTGTTATTTACCAACCCGAGCGACGTATTAACCCTGGTTGAAAATGGCGTAAAAATAACCTCCGTCAACATTGGGGGCATGGCGTTTCGTCAAGGGAAAACGCAGGTCAATAATGCGGTCTCCATTGATGAAAAAGATATCGCGGCGTTTAAAGAACTGGATAAACGCGGCATTGAATTGGAAGTTAGAAAAGTCTCCAGTGATTCCAAACTCAAAATGATGGATCTAATCAATAAGATGGTTCGTTAACACATTCAATAAATTCCGCTGTGTAACGATTTATTTTACTCGGATAACGTTTTCTATAGGAGAAGTACAATGGAGATTACCACCCTTCAAATTGTGCTGATATTTCTCGTGGCTTGTGTTTCGGGGATGGGGTCGATTCTTGACGAGTTTCAATTCCACCGCCCTCTCGTCGCCTGTACGCTTATCGGCGCCGTATTAGGCGATTTACAAACCGGGATCATTATCGGCGGTACGCTGGAAATGATCGCGCTCGGATGGATGAACATTGGCGCGGCGGTGGCGCCCGATGCGGCACTGGCTTCCATTATCTCGACGATCCTGGTCATCGCCGGCGGACAAAGCGTAGGCGCGGGGATTGCGCTGGCGATCCCGCTGGCCGCGGCCGGTCAGGTGCTGACGATTATCGTGCGCACCATTACCGTTGCTTTCCAGCATGCCGCCGATAGCGCGGCGGAACGCGGCAGCTTGAGCGCTATCAGTTGGCTTCACGTATCCGCGCTGTTTCTTCAGGCGATGCGTATCGCCATTCCCGCCGTTATCGTGGCGATCTCAGTAGGCACCGATGCCGTTCACGCCATGTTGAATTCGATTCCCGACGTAGTCACCAACGGCCTGAATATCGCCGGGGGCATGATTGTCGTCGTGGGTTATGCGATGGTCATCAACATGATGCGCGCGGGCTACCTGATGCCTTTCTTCTATCTTGGTTTCGTTACCGCCGCATTTACCGATTTCAACCTGGTGGCGCTGGGGGTCATCGGTATTGTTATGGCCGTGCTGTACATCCAGCTCAGCCCGAAATACAACAAGTCGCAGGGTCAAGCGGTGGCCGCGGGTAACAACGATCTCGATAACGAACTGGATTAATAGGAGTGAGAGAAATGGTTGATACAACTACTGACGTAAAAAAACTCACCGCCAGCGATATTCGCGCGGTGTTTGTTCGCTCCAACCTTTTCCAGGGTTCATGGAACTTTGAACGTATGCAGGCGCTCGGCTTCTGCTTTTCCATGGTGCCGGCGATCCGCCGTCTCTACCCGGAAAACTCGGAAGAGCGTAAACAGGCGATTAAGCGCCATCTGGAGTTTTTCAATACTCAGCCGTTTGTCGCCGCCCCGATTCTGGGGGTAACAATGGCGATGGAAGAGCAACGCGCCAATGGCGCTCCGATTGACGACGGGGCGATAAACGGCCTGAAAGTGGGGTTGATGGGCCCGCTGGCGGGCGTCGGCGACCCCATATTCTGGGGCACGGCGCGTCCCGTTTTCGCCGCGCTGGGCGCCGGAATTGCGATGAGCGGCAGCCTGCTGGGGCCGGTGCTCTTTTTCGTTCTGTTCAACCTGGTGCGCCTGCTGGTGCGCTACTATGGCGTGGCTTATGGCTATCGCAAAGGGGTCGATATCGTTAGCGATATGGGCGGCGGCTTCCTGCAAAAGATGACTGAGGGGGCGTCTATTCTCGGTCTGTTCGTCATGGGGGCGCTGGTCAACAAATGGACCCACGTCAACGTGCCCATGGTGGTTTCAAGGGTAACCAACCAGGAGGGCGAAACCACCGTCACCACCGTCCAGTCGATTCTCGACCAGCTTATGCCGGGACTGATTCCCCTGCTGCTCACCTTCGGCTGTATGTGGCTGCTGAGGCGCAAGGTTAACGCCCTGTGGCTTATCATGGGATTCTTTGCCATCGGCATTTTCGGTTATTGGATCGGCTTGCTCGGTCTGTAAGTACCTTACCCCGCCGGAGGTTGCCCCTCCGGCGGGCGTACGCCGTTCTGCGGTAAAATTCAGTCAGAAACTGAACTTTCGTTTAACACAGCACATCCCAAACATTCACACACGGAGTTACCCATGACGGTTACGGATATCGCCCTGGTTATTTTGATCGCGCTGGCGCTGATTTATGCTATCTATGACGAATTCATCATGGAGATATGGCAAGGGAAAACCCGATTGCGCGTGGCGCTAAAACGGGTAAACCGTCTGGACGCGCTTATTTTTATCGGTCTGGTGATAATCCTTATTTATCAGAATGTCATGAATAACGGTGCGGTAATTACCTCTTCTCTTTTACTTTTTCTGGCATTTATGGCGATCTATCTTGCCTATATTCGGCGTCCCAAATTGCTGTTTAAACCGACAGGTTTCTTTTATGCCAATATCTTTATTCCTTATAACCGTATTAAAAATATGAATTTATCCGAGGATGGCGTTTTGGTCATCGATCTGGAACGGCGCCGGTTACTAATACAGGTGGAGAAGCTTGACGATTTGGAAAAAATATATAATTTTATGGTTGAAAATCAATAATATATAAAAATTCAATTTTAAATTTAAAATATTATAAAACATACCATTAACTTATTTGTGGCATTTTACCCCCATCAACTATGACGTTATTTTTTGCGATAACGATCACGCGATTTTTAAATGAAAATAATTATCAATTGCATTATTAATCCCTGCCATTTTTATTGTTGTTTAATCCATAAATAATATGTTAAGGTTTCGCCGTCATTGGGGAGTAGCCGGTTTCTGAACGTCAGGATCAGAAATGCTCGTATCAACATACTCGTTTTATCTACTAAAACGTGGTGCGGGCGGCCAGTTGGCAGGCGAGACCATAGACACGGCGACCATCATCTGGTTGGGGATGATCGCCGTGGATATGGAGAACCACCCAGCCGAGGCTATTTACAATGAACCTATCAGCAACGCTCATCCTTGCTTTTGGCATGTCGATGGATGCTTTTGCGGCGTCAATCGGTAAAGGCGCCGTACTGTATAAACCCCGATTCCGGGACGCCATCCGTACCGGCCTTATTTTTGGTATTGTGGAAGCCATCACGCCATTGATTGGCTGGTCCCTCGGTTTTTTTGCCAGCCAGTTCGTTATTGAATGGGATCACTGGGTTGCCTTTGGTCTGCTGGTGATTCTGGGAGGGCGAATGATTATCGAAGGCTGCAAAACCAGCAGAACCTGCCGCTGCGATAAAATAAAAAAACACAGTCTGGCGCTGCTGGTTTGTACGGCCATCGCCACCAGCCTTGATGCCATGACCATTGGCGTGGGACTGGCGTTTTTACAGGTCAATATTTTCCACACGGCCATGGCCATTGGCTGCGCCACCATGATTATGGTGACGTTAGGGATGCTGATCGGCCGCTATATCGGGCCGCTTCTCGGCAAAAAAGCGGAGATTGTCGGTGGTATCGTGCTTATCGGCATCGGCTGCAATATTCTCTATGAACATCTTGGCCATTTAGCCTGATCCGCCCGCGGTCGATGCCGGGCTTGCGCCCTGCTCGTTTCAAGTTACCTATCGGTCGTGCCGCCGTCGTCAATACGCTGGTGCAGGCGGATAATAAAATCGGTCTCGCAGCTAAATTGCTCCGTTTCCCGCAGCTTTTTACCGACCTCCGATGCCGCCCGCCAGGCGAATGGCGTCATCTGTAGTAGTGCGGCGCCCTCCGGCCCTGTCAATTGCATCGGATATGCCAGCGTTTGCTGTTCAATCAACTGAAAACCGGCCAGCTCTTCGTCTCCGCCGGAGTGTAACCGTACCCGGTCATAGACTTGCGCTTTTAACTGATAAAGATGCCGCGGCCCCGGCGATACGGTTATGACCCAACCACCCGTTTTTACCGTACGCTGCAATTCAGCGTCATTGCATGGCGC comes from Brenneria nigrifluens DSM 30175 = ATCC 13028 and encodes:
- a CDS encoding CoA pyrophosphatase, coding for MTHSVNETRSPASFDLAEFITRFQLQTLRPAPPARHRRQAAVLVPIVRRATPTLLLTRRASGLRSHAGQVAFPGGAADLDDRSLVETALREAQEEVAIPPQNVQVLGVLPSVDSVSGFQVTPVVGLISPLTRFYPHENEVAELFEMPLAEALALTRYHSLDIERQRKPHRVYLSWYRQQFVWGLTAAIIRRLALHVASEP
- the pabB gene encoding aminodeoxychorismate synthase component 1 — encoded protein: MSLDTHASSPVYHSLPYRPDALLTLFAPFSQQPWAMLLHSGFADHPHSRFDIMVADPRVTLRTRGERTEITRDGNTRISTDDPFLLLQQQLEHLGVDAAARPDFPFQGGALGLFGYDLGRRIEKLPSQARQDIALPDMAVGLYDWAVIADHQRQTLTLIVHRHLQERLDWLAHPPAGRPTADFRLTGPWRANMSRAEYGGKFDKIQDYLLSGDCYQVNLAQRFVADYQGDEWQAFLRLSSGNKAPFSAFLRLPEHAVISVSPERFLWLESQRIQTRPIKGTLPRLADKDADRAQAARLARSDKDRAENLMIVDLLRNDIGRVAVPGSVRVPELFIVEPFPAVHHLVSTITARLPAGRHATALLRACFPGGSITGAPKIRAMQIIEELEPQRRNAYCGSIGYLSICGTMDTSIAIRTLLTEQGKIYCWAGGGIVADSQEQAEYQETFDKVKRILPLLDTLD
- a CDS encoding PIN domain-containing protein; the protein is MSVGKLRPFLDSNVLLYLLSDDAAKADGAEALLKTNPVISVQVLNEVTAVCRRKLAMSWQDIGNFLDLVRSFCDVVPLTVEVHDRARYIAERQLLSFYDACIVAAAAVAGCQTLYSEDMNHGQILEDSLTIRNPFVRI
- a CDS encoding chorismate mutase; its protein translation is MYKQTNAPENCCDMSEIRAEIDAIDRQVIALLAQRFEYVKSASKFKKNPDEIQARVRFENMLAQRRAGAESKGLSADVIEKMYRDPVTWFIAEEMAHWSRSQNAIYPKPAQPGIR
- a CDS encoding L-serine ammonia-lyase; protein product: MISVFDMFKIGIGPSSSHTVGPMKAGKLFVDELISRSLLSCVTRIAVDVYGSLSLTGKGHHTDIAIVMGLAGKMPDTVDIDAIPGFIREVGSRERLLLADGRHEVDFPRESGMVFRSENLPLHENGMTIAAFTGSEAVFRKTYYSIGGGFIVDEENFGKSVLTEVSVPYAFNSAHEMLAHCKQNGLSLSAMVMRNELALHSRQDIEEYFSHIWQTMRACIDRGVNTEGILPGPLRVPRRASALRRMLVASDKLSNDPMNVVDWINMFALAVNEENAAGGRVVTAPTNGACGIVPAVLAYYDHFIEPVGPDIYIRYFLAAGAVGILYKMNASISGAEVGCQGEVGVACSMAAAGLAELMGASPEQVCVAAEIGMEHNLGLTCDPVAGQVQVPCIERNAIAAVKAINAARMAMRRTSEPRVSLDKVIETMYETGKDMNAKYRETSRGGLAIKVQCD
- a CDS encoding AbrB/MazE/SpoVT family DNA-binding domain-containing protein, which translates into the protein MQVSKWGNSLAIRLPASLVEALELQEGDDIEIVIDDPRTFAVRKKPGADELLERLRGYRGKLPADFKFSRDEANERG
- a CDS encoding TerC family protein codes for the protein MEFLLDPSIWAGLLTLVVLEIVLGIDNLVFIAILADKLPPRQRDKARIIGLSLALLMRLGLLSLISWMVTLTRPLFHVGDFSFSGRDLILLFGGLFLLFKATMELHERLENKSHDEHGNRAHASFWVVVAQIVVLDAVFSLDAVITAVGMVNHLGVMMTAVIIAMGVMLLASKPLTNFVNAHPTVVVLCLSFLLMIGLSLVAEGFGFHIPKGYLYAAIGFSILIELFNQIARHNFMKHQSRRPLRERTAEAILRLMGARKAAADEDDQPRKITAETFAEEERYMISGVLTLASRSLRSVMTPRTEISWVDSERSVEEIRLQLLDTPHSLFPVCRGSLDELIGVVRAKDLLVALEEHADVESFAAANQPIVVPETLDVINLLPVLRRAKGSLVMVSNEFGVVQGLVTPLDVLEAIAGEFPDEDETLDIVADGDGWLVKGGTDLHSLQQVVDSSDLVSPKEDYASLAGMLLAYSDEFPNVGDVIELHQLRFQIMEVSEYRIELVRVEKITEPREEENE
- a CDS encoding YoaH family protein translates to MIAGMPALTHEQQQEAVERIQDLMSQGMSSGQAIAIAAAEIREQHKGDRVTAMFDDEESNENDEDEERSFDDGEEEEEH
- a CDS encoding helix-turn-helix domain-containing protein produces the protein MIGKRLKEARKMRGITQEKLGVMIGIEEATARQRISQYELGTHTPKYTLACHMAEILGVPECYFYVKDDDFAKKVLDLYMKEAKPHT